A genomic region of Bosea sp. 124 contains the following coding sequences:
- a CDS encoding aminotransferase class III-fold pyridoxal phosphate-dependent enzyme: MSMPAFKNDDVAVTNMPARPKLYSVEDAKQLDVQTVKELFTSHINPGQVHFLKLLGFDKILVDRAEGMHYITRDGRKILDFFGGFCSVAFGHNHPRIVAARKKFQDENRHEICMAFMSQYASALAANLAAISPGDLDMVFLGSTGSEAMEAALKVAEQAQGPGKSKILHAANSFHGKTKGVLSVTDSTLYQSQFKLVENRVKVPFGDIEAVRQALESDPSIGIVVMETIQGGGGIVEAPLGFWRELRALCDKHGVLWVADEVQCGLGRTGQFFAFERDGVVPDVTALAKALGGSKAAMGAMIARRELYMKAYGKPKTALIHAQATFGGMGEACISAIEGLNVLYEEDLMGNAQRQGDYLIARLNELRVKHPSLLKEIRGRGLMIGVEFQDISETMPFGLKHMVALLDDKLKGSLCGFIGALLLKDYDVLVAFTEYNRNVIRLEPPLIATREDCDTFIDALDDLLSRGITRIVTDYLRKVAVAKG; encoded by the coding sequence ATGAGCATGCCCGCCTTCAAGAACGACGATGTCGCCGTGACGAACATGCCCGCGCGCCCGAAGCTCTACAGCGTCGAGGACGCCAAGCAACTCGACGTGCAGACGGTGAAGGAGCTCTTCACCAGCCATATCAATCCGGGCCAGGTGCATTTCCTGAAGCTGCTCGGCTTCGACAAGATCCTCGTCGATCGCGCCGAGGGCATGCACTACATCACCAGGGACGGCCGCAAGATCCTCGATTTCTTCGGTGGTTTCTGCTCGGTCGCCTTCGGCCACAACCATCCGCGCATTGTTGCGGCAAGGAAGAAGTTCCAGGACGAGAACCGCCATGAGATCTGCATGGCGTTCATGTCGCAATACGCTTCGGCGCTCGCCGCCAACCTCGCCGCGATCTCACCCGGCGATCTCGACATGGTCTTTCTCGGCTCGACCGGCTCGGAGGCGATGGAAGCGGCACTGAAGGTCGCCGAGCAGGCGCAGGGACCGGGCAAGTCCAAGATCCTGCACGCGGCGAACTCGTTCCACGGCAAGACCAAGGGCGTGCTCTCGGTCACGGATTCGACGCTCTACCAGTCGCAGTTCAAGCTGGTCGAGAACCGGGTCAAGGTGCCGTTCGGCGACATCGAGGCGGTGCGGCAGGCGCTGGAGAGCGATCCTTCCATCGGCATCGTGGTGATGGAGACGATCCAGGGTGGCGGTGGCATCGTCGAGGCGCCGCTGGGCTTCTGGCGTGAGCTGCGCGCGCTCTGCGACAAGCACGGCGTGCTCTGGGTCGCCGACGAGGTGCAGTGCGGGCTCGGGCGCACCGGCCAGTTCTTCGCCTTCGAACGCGACGGCGTGGTGCCGGACGTGACCGCGCTGGCCAAGGCGCTCGGCGGCTCGAAGGCGGCGATGGGCGCGATGATCGCGCGCCGCGAGCTGTACATGAAGGCCTATGGCAAGCCGAAGACCGCGCTGATCCATGCCCAGGCCACGTTCGGCGGGATGGGCGAGGCCTGCATCTCGGCGATCGAAGGGCTGAACGTGCTCTATGAGGAAGACCTCATGGGCAACGCCCAGCGCCAGGGCGATTACCTGATCGCGCGGCTGAACGAATTGCGCGTCAAGCATCCGAGCCTGCTCAAGGAGATCCGCGGGCGCGGCCTGATGATCGGTGTCGAGTTCCAGGACATCAGCGAGACCATGCCCTTCGGGCTCAAGCATATGGTCGCGCTGCTCGACGACAAGCTGAAGGGTTCGCTCTGCGGCTTCATCGGGGCGCTGCTGCTGAAGGATTACGACGTGCTCGTTGCCTTCACCGAGTACAACCGCAACGTCATCCGGCTCGAGCCGCCGCTGATCGCGACGCGCGAGGATTGCGACACCTTCATCGATGCGCTGGACGACCTGCTCTCGCGCGGCATCACCCGCATTGTCACCGACTATCTGCGCAAGGTTGCGGTGGCGAAGGGCTGA
- a CDS encoding FAD-binding oxidoreductase yields MSGARSDIRSWGGLAAQGSQPLAPEAWMADPSPQRGPVLAYGNGRSYGDSCLNDGGRLILARRLDRILAFDRESGLVSCEAGVLLDDLLKLVVPAGWFPPVTPGTCFVTIAGALANDVHGKNHHRAGTFGRHVRAFELVRSDGRRLTCAPDINGALFAATIGGMGLTGLITQVTLQLMPVASAEMQQEAIHFDGLDRFFAIAAESDATHDYTVAWVDALASGSGFGRGVFFRANHAPASNRPPSRPRRSLPFPIRPPVPLINRVTLRAFNALYRAMQPRSPEPRRIAYRPFFYPLDRVRNWNRAYGPNGLRQFQCAIPMTHARDAVEEMLRRTLAAGEASFLTVLKLFGDVPSPGMMSFPLAGATLTLDVPNRGARTTRLLDELDAVTLAAGGRVNPYKDARMSPATFEASFPHWRDFAAHIDPGFSSSFWRRVTAG; encoded by the coding sequence GTGAGCGGCGCGCGATCCGACATCCGTTCCTGGGGCGGGTTGGCCGCGCAAGGCAGCCAGCCGCTCGCCCCCGAGGCGTGGATGGCCGACCCGTCGCCGCAACGCGGGCCCGTCCTGGCTTACGGCAATGGCCGCTCCTATGGTGATTCCTGCCTGAACGATGGCGGGCGGCTGATCCTGGCGCGCCGCCTCGACCGCATTCTCGCCTTTGACCGCGAGAGTGGGCTCGTCTCCTGCGAGGCCGGCGTCCTGCTGGATGACCTGCTGAAGCTCGTCGTGCCCGCCGGCTGGTTTCCGCCGGTGACTCCGGGCACCTGCTTCGTCACGATCGCCGGGGCGCTCGCCAACGACGTCCACGGCAAGAACCATCATCGTGCCGGCACCTTCGGCCGCCACGTTCGCGCCTTCGAACTCGTGCGCTCGGACGGGCGGCGGCTGACCTGCGCGCCCGACATCAACGGCGCGCTCTTCGCCGCCACCATCGGCGGCATGGGTCTCACCGGCCTGATCACGCAGGTCACGCTGCAACTCATGCCGGTGGCCTCCGCCGAGATGCAGCAGGAGGCCATCCACTTCGACGGGCTCGACCGCTTCTTCGCCATCGCCGCAGAATCCGATGCGACGCATGACTACACCGTCGCCTGGGTCGACGCGCTCGCAAGCGGCTCGGGTTTCGGGCGCGGCGTGTTCTTCCGCGCCAACCACGCGCCGGCCTCGAACCGGCCGCCGAGCCGCCCGAGGCGCAGCCTGCCCTTCCCGATCAGGCCGCCGGTCCCGCTGATCAACCGCGTGACGCTGCGCGCCTTCAACGCGCTCTACCGCGCGATGCAGCCACGCTCGCCGGAGCCGCGGCGCATCGCCTATCGCCCGTTCTTCTATCCGCTCGACCGGGTCCGCAACTGGAACCGCGCCTATGGGCCGAACGGCCTGCGCCAGTTCCAGTGCGCTATCCCGATGACCCATGCGCGCGATGCCGTGGAGGAGATGCTGCGGCGGACGCTCGCCGCCGGCGAGGCTTCGTTCCTCACCGTGCTCAAGCTCTTCGGCGACGTGCCTTCACCCGGAATGATGTCCTTCCCGCTTGCGGGCGCGACGCTGACGCTCGACGTCCCCAATCGCGGCGCGCGCACGACCAGGCTTCTCGACGAGCTCGACGCCGTCACGCTGGCCGCGGGCGGCCGCGTCAACCCCTACAAGGACGCCCGCATGTCGCCCGCGACCTTCGAGGCCTCCTTCCCGCACTGGCGCGATTTCGCGGCACATATCGACCCGGGTTTCTCGTCGAGCTTCTGGCGGCGCGTCACGGCCGGCTGA
- a CDS encoding UbiA family prenyltransferase, giving the protein MALTALIRAMRPHHWLKNGLVFVPILLNHDVFDIAAIGHGAIAFLAFSLLASSIYLLNDIVDVEADRRHPTKCKRPLAAGEITERQAYAAVPVLLVTAFALAWLLPQPKLFLLALGAYLALALAYLFVLKRKLLVDVLGLAALHTLRILAGNAAAAIPLSSWLLAFSMFLFLSLALVKRYAELRITQDQSGLKKAGRGYHAEDIEALSQLGMASGCTCALIMALYVDSAAVKELYRHPELIWLVCPIILYQMARIWFLARRGAMPDDPLIFMIRDWRSQVTGATVLVIMVAATLLP; this is encoded by the coding sequence ATGGCTTTGACTGCGCTGATCAGGGCGATGCGGCCGCATCACTGGCTCAAGAACGGCCTCGTATTCGTTCCGATCTTGCTCAACCATGACGTCTTCGACATTGCAGCGATCGGCCATGGCGCCATCGCGTTCCTGGCCTTCAGCCTGCTGGCCTCCTCAATCTATCTCCTCAACGACATCGTCGATGTCGAGGCCGACCGGCGCCATCCGACGAAATGCAAGCGCCCGCTGGCGGCCGGCGAAATCACCGAGCGCCAGGCCTATGCAGCCGTGCCCGTTCTGCTCGTCACCGCCTTCGCGCTCGCCTGGCTGCTGCCGCAGCCGAAGCTTTTCCTGTTGGCGCTCGGAGCCTATCTCGCGCTCGCTTTGGCCTATCTCTTCGTCCTCAAGCGCAAGCTGCTGGTCGATGTGCTCGGCCTGGCCGCCCTGCACACCCTGCGCATCCTCGCCGGTAATGCCGCCGCGGCGATTCCGCTCTCCTCGTGGCTGCTCGCCTTCTCGATGTTCCTGTTCCTGAGCCTGGCCTTGGTGAAGCGCTATGCGGAGCTGCGCATCACGCAGGACCAGTCCGGTCTGAAGAAGGCGGGGCGCGGCTATCATGCCGAGGACATTGAGGCGCTCTCGCAGCTCGGCATGGCCTCCGGCTGCACCTGCGCGCTGATCATGGCGCTCTATGTCGACAGCGCCGCCGTTAAGGAACTCTATCGCCATCCCGAACTGATCTGGCTGGTCTGCCCGATCATCCTCTACCAGATGGCGCGGATCTGGTTCCTGGCGCGGCGCGGGGCCATGCCGGACGATCCGCTCATCTTCATGATCCGCGACTGGCGCAGCCAGGTCACGGGCGCGACCGTGCTCGTGATCATGGTCGCGGCGACCCTGCTTCCGTGA
- a CDS encoding DUF533 domain-containing protein, producing the protein MFNAKSLLDALVSAGTQAGKPRGQGQTGTLGSILGGLAEQVQKSGGVGGLAGMAGQILTQATQGVGDAARQTGVQQKAGEALGQVSGGRSAQDVLAQAKAMFDKNPAMATAVLGGLGALVFGSSAGRAVVGSAARLGGMALIGGLAYKAYQNYQSGKPMLDIGSPEVLPAPSGTGFEPGAASEATALVFIQAMIAAAAADGAIDADERAAILGGLREAGFDQEANEWLAREMANPASVETLVEGAESPELAAQIYTAARIAINPDTPKEKDFLAGLAASLGLDAELVANIDAAASAAKV; encoded by the coding sequence ATGTTCAACGCCAAATCCCTTCTCGATGCCCTCGTCAGCGCTGGCACCCAGGCCGGCAAGCCTCGCGGCCAGGGCCAGACGGGCACGCTCGGCTCCATCCTGGGCGGCCTCGCCGAACAGGTTCAGAAGAGCGGCGGCGTCGGCGGGCTCGCCGGCATGGCCGGCCAGATCCTGACGCAGGCGACGCAAGGCGTCGGCGATGCCGCGCGCCAGACCGGCGTGCAGCAGAAGGCCGGCGAGGCGCTGGGCCAGGTCTCCGGCGGGCGCTCGGCGCAGGATGTGCTGGCCCAGGCCAAGGCGATGTTCGACAAGAACCCGGCGATGGCGACCGCCGTGCTCGGCGGCCTCGGCGCACTGGTCTTCGGCTCGTCGGCCGGCCGGGCCGTCGTCGGCTCCGCTGCCCGTCTCGGCGGCATGGCTCTGATCGGCGGCCTCGCCTACAAGGCCTATCAGAACTACCAGTCCGGCAAGCCGATGCTCGATATCGGCAGCCCCGAGGTTCTGCCCGCCCCCTCCGGCACCGGCTTCGAGCCGGGAGCCGCGAGCGAGGCGACCGCGCTCGTCTTTATCCAGGCCATGATCGCCGCGGCCGCGGCCGATGGAGCAATCGATGCCGACGAGCGCGCCGCCATCCTGGGCGGCCTGCGCGAGGCCGGTTTCGATCAGGAAGCGAATGAGTGGCTGGCCAGGGAAATGGCCAATCCGGCTTCCGTCGAAACCCTGGTCGAGGGTGCCGAAAGCCCCGAGCTGGCAGCGCAGATCTACACGGCGGCGCGCATCGCCATCAATCCGGACACGCCGAAGGAAAAGGACTTCCTCGCCGGGCTGGCGGCCTCGCTCGGCCTCGACGCCGAACTCGTCGCCAACATCGACGCCGCCGCCAGCGCGGCGAAGGTCTGA